A genomic segment from Janthinobacterium sp. 64 encodes:
- a CDS encoding XAC2610-related protein encodes MKLIALLLSLLSTSAYGGTLHLDKAATGKVRQAADIRYVNHDEKQTYQMKVGKRWIAGNCSSSGTGNLHALLLDMNFDGHADLWVTGYTDSQGRIRCSDVWLWDAPARQYRFNQPLSAIPNLEIRIADQAIAGGIANCGCAAQCFYEDSYAWQASKLITIARRAQDCERYREYRLNDKNDLIIVKDEIIDSGNPGQQAIENTKAYDWQRHARMMRKSWE; translated from the coding sequence ATGAAACTGATTGCTCTGCTTTTATCCCTGCTGTCCACCTCCGCTTATGGCGGCACCTTGCACCTGGACAAGGCCGCGACAGGCAAAGTGCGGCAAGCGGCCGATATCCGCTATGTCAATCACGATGAAAAACAGACTTATCAGATGAAAGTCGGCAAGCGGTGGATCGCTGGCAACTGCAGCAGCAGCGGCACGGGCAATTTGCACGCGCTGCTGCTCGACATGAATTTTGACGGCCATGCCGACCTGTGGGTGACCGGTTATACGGATAGCCAGGGACGCATCCGCTGTTCCGATGTGTGGCTATGGGATGCGCCAGCGCGGCAATACCGTTTCAACCAACCCTTGTCAGCGATTCCGAATCTGGAAATCCGCATCGCCGATCAAGCAATCGCAGGCGGCATCGCCAATTGCGGCTGCGCGGCGCAATGTTTTTATGAAGACAGCTATGCCTGGCAGGCCAGCAAATTAATTACCATCGCCCGGCGCGCACAGGATTGCGAGCGCTACCGGGAATACCGCTTGAATGATAAAAACGACTTGATCATCGTCAAGGATGAAATCATCGATAGCGGCAATCCTGGCCAGCAAGCCATCGAGAATACCAAAGCCTATGACTGGCAGCGCCATGCGCGCATGATGCGCAAATCCTGGGAGTGA
- a CDS encoding tetratricopeptide repeat protein gives MTSSPDSLNEAGILAYNDGNYAEAFKQFDAAARSGDPAGQHLLASLYYQGHGVTQDVPQAVELFTAAAQAGFPPSLANLALMYASGDGVAQNMAQSLAYGRQAAEAGDGQSQFNLAQAYRKGMDVPQDYAEAAFWYKQAAEAGSLSAQNEYGLLYAQGQGVELDYVQAYAWIAMPAEAGSAQSIKNRDQLLEILTPSQQQAARALAAEYAAQYGVNPH, from the coding sequence ATGACATCCTCTCCCGACTCTTTGAATGAAGCGGGCATCCTCGCTTATAACGACGGCAATTACGCCGAGGCCTTCAAACAATTCGATGCGGCTGCGCGCAGCGGCGATCCGGCCGGCCAGCATTTATTGGCCAGCCTGTATTACCAGGGCCATGGCGTGACGCAAGACGTGCCGCAAGCGGTGGAACTGTTCACGGCGGCGGCGCAAGCGGGCTTTCCGCCGTCGCTGGCCAACCTGGCCCTGATGTATGCGAGCGGCGATGGCGTCGCGCAAAACATGGCGCAATCGCTCGCGTATGGCCGCCAGGCGGCCGAGGCGGGCGATGGGCAGTCGCAATTCAACCTGGCGCAGGCCTACCGCAAGGGGATGGATGTACCGCAAGACTACGCCGAGGCGGCGTTCTGGTACAAGCAGGCGGCCGAAGCGGGTTCCTTGTCCGCGCAGAATGAATACGGCTTGCTGTACGCGCAAGGGCAGGGCGTCGAGCTCGACTACGTGCAGGCCTACGCGTGGATTGCCATGCCGGCCGAGGCGGGCAGCGCACAATCGATCAAGAACCGCGACCAGTTGCTGGAAATCCTCACGCCGTCACAGCAGCAGGCGGCGCGCGCGCTGGCCGCCGAGTATGCGGCGCAGTATGGCGTCAATCCCCACTAG
- a CDS encoding helix-turn-helix domain-containing protein — translation MCVASASAVIYDVDKEKNMHKEEGIDAALIALLALLWQARQEAPEKPWSLAKLAKRAGVQMSTLLRQLNALSSAGLAVVVTAESGGGSALLSAAGAELCASVFTAPPAQ, via the coding sequence ATGTGCGTCGCGTCCGCGTCGGCCGTGATTTATGATGTGGACAAGGAGAAAAACATGCACAAGGAAGAGGGAATCGACGCGGCGCTGATCGCGCTGCTGGCGCTGCTGTGGCAAGCGCGGCAGGAGGCACCGGAGAAACCCTGGTCGCTGGCCAAGCTGGCCAAGCGGGCAGGGGTACAGATGAGCACTTTGCTGCGCCAGCTCAATGCGCTGTCCAGCGCGGGCCTGGCGGTGGTCGTCACGGCGGAGAGCGGCGGCGGCAGCGCGCTGCTCAGCGCGGCGGGCGCCGAGCTGTGCGCCAGCGTCTTTACTGCACCGCCAGCGCAATAG
- a CDS encoding GNAT family N-acetyltransferase — MTTHPASITFHAAKAEDTPAFIALRGKTRQNAVSRERLAEVGITADTWADMMRSGSLPGQVCHHDGQLAGYCFGERDTGEIIVLALLPAFEGLGLGKTLLELVMTELRAQGHQRLFLGCSSDPASRSYGFYRYLGWTATGETDKYGDDVLEFHFTA, encoded by the coding sequence ATGACGACACATCCCGCATCGATTACTTTTCATGCCGCCAAGGCGGAAGACACTCCCGCTTTCATCGCATTGCGCGGCAAGACGCGGCAAAACGCCGTTTCACGCGAACGTCTGGCGGAAGTCGGTATCACGGCTGACACCTGGGCGGACATGATGCGTTCGGGCAGCTTGCCCGGCCAGGTCTGCCATCACGACGGCCAGCTGGCCGGCTACTGCTTTGGCGAGCGCGACACGGGCGAAATCATCGTCCTGGCCCTGCTGCCGGCATTCGAAGGCTTAGGCTTAGGCAAGACCTTGCTGGAACTGGTGATGACGGAACTGCGCGCGCAAGGCCACCAACGCCTGTTCCTCGGCTGTTCCAGCGACCCCGCCTCGCGCTCCTACGGCTTTTACCGCTACCTGGGCTGGACGGCGACGGGCGAGACCGACAAGTATGGCGACGATGTGCTGGAATTTCACTTTACGGCCTAA
- the fdhD gene encoding formate dehydrogenase accessory sulfurtransferase FdhD has translation MDFDTTTTERDGFLEVPMVRHQAGVATAGHDMVAEEYPVALVYNGIAHAVMMATPRDLEEFAVGFTLTEGIVGSVRDIYDLDVCCGADSAEVRLTIAQPDLLRLKARRRALTGRTGCGVCGIESLALLDLVPEKITRPLPPLVASSAILGRAARELLPYQELMHKTGGVHAAAWCTAEGAIVKVFEDVGRHNGLDKLIGYLALHRIAMHDGFVFLSSRASYELVRKSARMHIGLVATISAPTSLAIRIARQAGMQLASFCRRDGFVDYTADEVPPVG, from the coding sequence ATGGACTTTGATACCACTACCACCGAACGCGACGGTTTCCTGGAAGTTCCCATGGTGCGCCACCAGGCCGGCGTGGCCACGGCGGGCCACGACATGGTGGCCGAGGAATATCCCGTGGCCCTCGTCTACAACGGCATCGCTCACGCCGTGATGATGGCCACGCCGCGCGACCTGGAGGAATTCGCCGTCGGCTTTACCTTGACCGAAGGCATCGTCGGCAGCGTGCGCGACATCTACGACCTCGACGTGTGCTGCGGCGCGGACAGCGCGGAAGTGCGGCTGACCATCGCCCAGCCGGATTTGCTCCGCCTCAAGGCCCGCCGCCGCGCGCTGACGGGGCGCACCGGTTGCGGCGTGTGCGGCATCGAAAGCCTGGCCCTGCTGGACCTGGTGCCGGAAAAGATCACGCGGCCGCTGCCGCCGCTGGTCGCCAGCAGCGCCATCCTCGGGCGCGCCGCGCGCGAACTGCTGCCTTACCAGGAGCTGATGCACAAGACGGGCGGCGTGCACGCGGCCGCCTGGTGCACGGCCGAGGGCGCCATCGTGAAAGTGTTCGAGGATGTGGGCCGGCATAACGGCCTCGATAAACTGATCGGCTACCTGGCGCTGCACCGCATCGCCATGCACGACGGTTTCGTCTTCCTGTCCAGCCGCGCCAGCTATGAACTGGTGCGCAAGTCGGCGCGCATGCATATCGGGCTCGTCGCCACCATCTCCGCCCCCACCTCGCTGGCGATCCGCATCGCGCGCCAGGCCGGCATGCAACTGGCCAGTTTTTGCCGCCGCGACGGCTTTGTCGACTACACGGCAGACGAGGTGCCGCCGGTGGGCTGA
- a CDS encoding FdhF/YdeP family oxidoreductase, with protein sequence MSKPKSDARIAPYTHAAAGWGALKYVAINLFKEKVSAGNYRSLFEQNQPDGFDCPGCAWPDREHASTFEFCENGVKAVAAESTSKRVRPEFFQEHTVAELMEQSDYDLEQHGRLTDPMVYDAASDKYQAIAWDDAFALVAHHLHALDDPNQAAFYTSGRASNEAAFLYQLFVRAYGTNNFPDCSNLCHEATSRGLPETVGIGKGTVLLDDFEYADTLLLFGQNPATNHPRMLGELREAARRGAVIVSINPLHERGLERFTSPQHPLEMLTGASTNICSLFICPTLGGDFALIKAMAKRVVELDDEAIAHGQERVLDCDFIAEHTSGFDAFAADLRAENWDLLIAESGVARDKIEELTQIYVKGKAVIATWGMGVTQHKNSLATVQILSNLMMMRGNIGKRGAGLCPVRGHSNVQGDRTMGIEEQPTKEFLDRLGLVFNFEPPRHHGYDAVGTIAAMLEKKVKVFVALGGNFSMATPDTPRTWDALRSCDLTVHIATKLNRSHLVYGKDALILPTLGRTEIDVQEGVAQGVTVEDSMSMVHISFGMNQPASPNLRSEIAIVAGMAQATIGSEKIDWLRFSGNYALLRDSIEQVFDDFFDYNLRIAKPGGFHLEIASRERVWKTPSGKAQFLVNAVELDTPIHRARQQYGERLMVLMTTRSHDQYNTTIYAMDDRYRGVFGQRRVVFINKDDLAMLGFAAGDWVDLIGVWHDGIERRADRFLLVEYDIPRGCIGAYYPETNPLVPLDSVGHGSRTPTFKSIPVLLSPSAALS encoded by the coding sequence ATGAGCAAGCCAAAGTCCGACGCGCGCATCGCGCCCTACACCCATGCCGCGGCCGGCTGGGGTGCCCTCAAGTACGTGGCCATCAACCTGTTCAAGGAAAAAGTCAGCGCCGGCAATTACCGTTCGCTGTTCGAGCAAAACCAGCCCGACGGCTTCGACTGTCCCGGCTGCGCCTGGCCCGACCGCGAACACGCGTCCACGTTCGAATTCTGCGAAAACGGCGTCAAGGCCGTGGCCGCCGAATCGACGAGCAAGCGCGTGCGCCCCGAGTTTTTCCAGGAGCACACGGTCGCCGAACTGATGGAGCAGTCGGACTACGATCTGGAACAACATGGCCGTTTGACGGACCCCATGGTGTACGACGCTGCCAGCGACAAATACCAGGCGATAGCCTGGGACGACGCGTTTGCCCTGGTGGCGCACCACTTGCACGCGCTGGACGACCCGAACCAGGCCGCCTTCTACACCTCGGGCCGCGCCAGCAACGAAGCCGCTTTCCTGTATCAGCTGTTCGTGCGCGCCTACGGCACCAACAATTTCCCCGATTGCTCCAACCTGTGCCACGAAGCCACCAGCCGCGGCTTGCCGGAAACGGTCGGCATCGGCAAGGGCACGGTGCTGCTGGACGACTTCGAGTATGCGGACACCCTGCTGCTGTTCGGCCAGAACCCCGCCACCAACCACCCGCGCATGCTGGGCGAATTGCGCGAAGCGGCGCGCCGTGGCGCCGTCATCGTCTCCATCAATCCGCTGCACGAACGGGGCCTGGAACGCTTCACCAGCCCGCAGCATCCGCTGGAAATGCTGACGGGCGCCAGCACCAACATCTGCTCGCTGTTCATCTGCCCCACCCTGGGCGGCGACTTTGCGCTGATCAAGGCCATGGCCAAGCGCGTCGTCGAGCTCGATGACGAGGCCATCGCCCACGGCCAGGAGCGCGTGCTCGACTGCGATTTCATTGCCGAACACACGAGCGGCTTCGACGCCTTCGCGGCCGACCTGCGCGCCGAAAACTGGGACTTGCTGATCGCCGAATCGGGCGTGGCGCGCGACAAGATCGAGGAACTGACGCAGATCTACGTGAAGGGCAAGGCCGTCATCGCCACCTGGGGCATGGGCGTGACGCAGCACAAGAATTCGCTGGCCACCGTGCAAATCCTGTCGAACTTGATGATGATGCGCGGCAATATCGGCAAGCGCGGCGCGGGCCTGTGCCCCGTGCGTGGCCACTCGAACGTGCAGGGCGACCGCACCATGGGCATCGAGGAACAGCCGACCAAGGAATTCCTCGACCGCCTGGGCCTGGTCTTCAATTTCGAGCCGCCGCGCCACCACGGTTACGACGCCGTCGGCACCATAGCCGCCATGCTGGAGAAAAAAGTCAAAGTGTTTGTCGCGCTCGGTGGCAATTTCTCGATGGCCACGCCGGACACGCCGCGCACCTGGGACGCGCTCCGGTCGTGCGACCTGACCGTGCACATCGCCACCAAGCTCAACCGCAGCCACCTCGTGTATGGCAAGGATGCGCTGATCTTGCCCACCTTGGGGCGCACGGAAATCGACGTGCAGGAAGGCGTGGCGCAAGGCGTGACGGTGGAAGATTCGATGAGCATGGTGCACATCTCGTTCGGCATGAACCAGCCCGCCTCGCCCAATCTGCGCTCGGAAATCGCCATCGTGGCCGGCATGGCGCAAGCGACAATCGGCAGCGAGAAGATCGACTGGCTGCGCTTTTCCGGCAACTATGCGCTGCTGCGCGATTCCATCGAGCAAGTCTTTGACGACTTTTTTGATTACAACTTGCGCATAGCCAAGCCGGGCGGTTTCCACCTGGAAATCGCTTCGCGTGAAAGAGTATGGAAGACGCCGAGCGGCAAGGCGCAATTCCTCGTCAACGCCGTGGAACTCGATACCCCGATCCACCGCGCGCGCCAGCAATATGGCGAGCGCCTGATGGTGCTGATGACCACGCGTTCGCACGACCAGTACAACACGACGATCTACGCCATGGACGACCGCTACCGTGGCGTGTTCGGCCAGCGCCGCGTGGTCTTCATCAACAAGGATGACCTGGCCATGCTGGGCTTTGCGGCCGGCGACTGGGTCGACCTGATCGGCGTGTGGCATGACGGCATCGAACGCCGCGCCGACCGCTTCCTGCTGGTCGAGTACGACATTCCGCGCGGCTGCATCGGCGCCTACTATCCGGAAACCAATCCGCTGGTGCCGCTCGACAGCGTGGGCCACGGTTCGCGCACGCCGACCTTCAAATCCATCCCCGTGCTGCTGTCGCCTTCGGCCGCCCTCAGCTGA
- a CDS encoding ribonuclease Z, which produces MFKLTFLGTSSGVPTRHRNVTSLALQTTHNRDWWMIDCGEATQHRLQRLPLSVHDLVGICITHVHGDHSYGLPGLLASASMTGRKKPLLLIAPAAIKAWIDATLLHTELFLTYPLIHIDVDSAPVVHDEAGLTISRHALSHRAPSVGYRFALETSRWKLDKPALIAAGAPPGPAWGMLQAGQDAVLDDGTVLHATDFRQVDTQRATVVIGGDNDTPTLLADACADAQLLVHEATYTEAMLQKVGPGPTHSSVQRVAQFAEAVRLPNLILTHFSARYHNADGMAELEAEARLHYSGELFLARDFDSYALDAAGVLTKLPAKKSSGD; this is translated from the coding sequence ATGTTCAAACTGACTTTTCTCGGCACGTCTTCCGGCGTGCCCACGCGCCACCGCAACGTCACGTCGCTGGCCCTGCAAACCACGCACAACCGCGACTGGTGGATGATCGATTGCGGCGAGGCCACGCAGCACCGGCTGCAGCGCCTGCCTTTGTCCGTGCACGACCTGGTGGGCATCTGCATCACCCACGTGCATGGCGACCACAGCTATGGGCTGCCTGGCTTGCTGGCCAGCGCCTCGATGACGGGACGCAAGAAGCCCTTGCTGCTGATCGCCCCGGCCGCCATCAAGGCCTGGATCGACGCCACCCTGCTGCACACGGAACTGTTTTTGACGTACCCCTTGATTCATATCGACGTGGACAGCGCGCCAGTCGTACACGACGAAGCGGGCTTGACCATCTCGCGCCATGCGCTGTCGCACCGCGCACCAAGCGTCGGTTATCGTTTTGCACTGGAAACGAGCAGATGGAAGCTGGACAAGCCTGCCTTGATAGCGGCTGGCGCGCCGCCCGGACCCGCCTGGGGAATGTTGCAGGCGGGCCAGGACGCGGTCCTGGACGATGGCACGGTACTGCACGCCACCGATTTCCGCCAGGTGGACACGCAGCGCGCCACGGTGGTGATCGGCGGCGACAACGACACGCCGACGCTGCTGGCGGACGCTTGCGCGGACGCGCAATTGCTCGTGCATGAAGCCACCTACACGGAAGCCATGCTGCAAAAGGTGGGCCCCGGCCCCACGCACAGTTCCGTGCAGCGCGTGGCGCAGTTTGCCGAAGCGGTCCGCTTGCCGAATCTGATCCTCACCCACTTCAGCGCCCGCTATCACAACGCGGACGGCATGGCCGAACTGGAAGCGGAAGCCCGGCTGCATTACTCGGGTGAATTGTTCCTGGCGCGCGATTTCGACAGCTATGCACTCGATGCGGCCGGCGTACTGACCAAGCTGCCGGCAAAGAAATCTAGTGGGGATTGA
- a CDS encoding cytochrome d ubiquinol oxidase subunit II produces the protein MNINSHAMLGNAWFGLIGLMLIFYVVTDGFDLGVGILSLFTRREQERNLIFQSIEHVWDANETWLVVVGGALFGAFPSAYATLLEQLYIPIMLLIASLIMRGASIEFRHAAGNKRLWDLVFGVGSLLAAVAQGVVLGEVITGLQPGPLSAVFTACTALGVVAGYCLLGSTYLIKKTGGQLEAAARRYATASVLATVAAAIVLSAGTMVFSAIGHDLWAQPGVFGVLLALAAIAASAFIYILWAVHVNGVRGPFRGAIVLFLASFAGLAISFFPDLVPGKLSIAAAASDEPTLIFMLIGMGSMLPIMIGYNLFQYYVFEGKVVPRKH, from the coding sequence ATGAATATCAATTCGCATGCCATGCTGGGCAATGCCTGGTTCGGCCTGATCGGCCTGATGCTGATCTTTTACGTGGTCACGGACGGCTTCGACCTGGGCGTGGGCATCCTCAGCCTGTTCACCCGCCGCGAGCAGGAACGCAACCTGATCTTCCAGTCCATCGAGCACGTGTGGGACGCCAATGAAACCTGGCTGGTGGTGGTGGGCGGCGCCCTGTTCGGCGCCTTTCCCAGCGCCTACGCCACCTTGCTGGAACAGCTGTACATCCCCATCATGCTGCTGATCGCCAGCCTGATCATGCGCGGCGCCTCGATCGAGTTCCGCCATGCGGCCGGCAACAAGCGCCTGTGGGACCTGGTCTTCGGCGTGGGCAGCCTGCTGGCCGCCGTGGCACAAGGCGTGGTGCTGGGCGAGGTCATCACGGGCTTGCAGCCGGGCCCGCTGAGTGCGGTCTTCACGGCCTGCACGGCGCTGGGCGTGGTGGCCGGGTACTGCCTGCTGGGCAGCACCTACCTGATCAAGAAGACGGGCGGCCAGCTGGAAGCGGCGGCGCGCCGCTATGCGACGGCCAGCGTGCTGGCGACGGTCGCGGCTGCCATCGTGCTGTCGGCCGGCACCATGGTCTTCAGCGCCATCGGCCACGACCTCTGGGCGCAGCCGGGCGTGTTCGGCGTGCTGCTGGCCCTGGCCGCCATCGCCGCCAGCGCCTTCATCTACATCCTGTGGGCCGTGCACGTGAACGGCGTGCGCGGACCGTTCCGCGGCGCCATCGTGCTGTTCCTGGCCTCGTTCGCGGGCCTGGCCATCAGCTTCTTCCCCGACCTCGTGCCGGGCAAGCTGAGCATCGCGGCGGCCGCATCGGACGAGCCTACCTTGATCTTCATGCTGATCGGCATGGGTTCCATGCTGCCGATCATGATCGGCTACAACCTGTTCCAATACTACGTCTTCGAGGGCAAAGTCGTGCCCCGCAAGCATTGA
- the moaA gene encoding GTP 3',8-cyclase MoaA, with product MNTIMYPQPAIRQPDHSDACVDMLGRPLTDLRISVIDQCNFRCTYCMPAELYPSDYPFLPSSERLSFAQIDTMARAFVRLGVDKIRITGGEPLLRKNLEQLIERLARLTTPDGRAVSIALTTNGSLLAAKARSLKDAGLERVTVSLDSLDNGIFQRMNGVDFPVEKVLHGIEVAQAVGLHPVKVNMVVQKGVNDSQIVPLARHFRHTGVILRLIEFMDVGGIGAWSRTHVVTSDEARALIAAEFPLVSLGEGKPILHETASRYRYLDGGGEVGFISSVSQPFCGDCSRVRVSSDGKLFTCLFAHDGLDLRPRLDSAQGLETLLRQHWQRRGDRYSEVRGARAQVGGRKQYPTVRMSLVGG from the coding sequence ATGAACACCATCATGTATCCGCAGCCAGCCATCCGGCAGCCAGACCATAGTGACGCGTGTGTGGACATGCTGGGCCGCCCCCTGACGGACTTGCGCATTTCCGTCATCGACCAGTGCAACTTTCGCTGCACCTATTGCATGCCGGCCGAGCTGTACCCCAGCGATTACCCGTTTCTGCCATCGAGCGAGCGCCTGTCCTTCGCGCAGATCGACACCATGGCGCGCGCCTTCGTGCGCCTGGGCGTGGATAAAATCCGCATCACGGGCGGCGAGCCGCTGCTGCGCAAGAACCTGGAGCAGCTGATCGAGCGCCTGGCGCGGCTCACCACGCCGGACGGACGCGCCGTCAGCATCGCGCTGACGACGAATGGCAGCTTGCTGGCGGCCAAGGCGCGCTCGCTGAAGGATGCGGGCCTGGAGCGGGTCACCGTCAGCCTCGACAGTCTGGATAACGGTATTTTCCAGCGCATGAATGGCGTCGACTTTCCCGTCGAGAAAGTGCTGCACGGCATCGAGGTGGCGCAAGCCGTGGGCTTGCATCCCGTGAAGGTCAACATGGTGGTGCAGAAAGGTGTCAACGATAGCCAGATCGTGCCGCTGGCGCGCCATTTCCGCCATACGGGCGTGATCCTGCGCCTGATCGAATTCATGGACGTGGGCGGCATCGGCGCCTGGTCGCGCACGCATGTCGTCACGTCGGACGAAGCGCGGGCGCTGATCGCGGCCGAATTTCCCCTCGTGTCGCTGGGCGAAGGCAAGCCGATCTTGCACGAGACGGCCAGCCGCTACCGCTATCTTGATGGCGGCGGCGAAGTGGGCTTCATTTCCAGCGTGTCGCAGCCGTTCTGCGGCGACTGCAGCCGCGTGCGCGTGTCGTCGGACGGCAAGCTGTTTACCTGCCTGTTTGCCCACGACGGCCTCGACCTGCGGCCCCGGCTTGACTCGGCGCAAGGGCTGGAAACCCTGCTGCGCCAGCATTGGCAGCGCCGTGGCGACCGCTACTCGGAAGTGCGCGGCGCACGGGCCCAGGTGGGCGGGCGCAAGCAGTATCCCACCGTGCGCATGTCGCTGGTGGGCGGGTGA
- a CDS encoding cytochrome ubiquinol oxidase subunit I, whose translation MFGFDTLDLSRAQFAMTAIFHILWPILTISLSLFLFVVEALWLRTSDPVYYRHARFWSKLLVLNFAVGVVSGIPLEFQFGTNWAPFSHHSGQFIGNILGFEGAMAFMLEAGFIGVMMFGWGRVPKGVHLFATGMVALGSSISSFWIMVANSWMQTPAGVRVLDGKIIVTDYVAAIFNPDMAWAVGHMWVAAVETGLFVIAGISAWYMFKRREPAFFARSFKLALMLLLVIAPLQVWLGDSSGVDVFKTQPAKGAAIEGHWHTNPDGEGAAWSLLAWPNQLEQKNDWSVEVPGMLSVIATHSATGKITGLADIARADQPPMLPLLYYAFRAMAGIGMWFVLLSFWTFVAWRKVGGRVQEFVRQRKLLLAWVLTIPLPYIAVECGWIVREVGRQPWVVYGLLRTRDAVSDVAAHAVAGSMLMFCVFYIVLFLTFFVFARKWLQQGPDVALPLPDAAHAAGY comes from the coding sequence ATGTTCGGTTTCGATACCCTGGACCTGTCGCGCGCGCAATTTGCGATGACGGCCATCTTCCACATTCTGTGGCCCATATTGACGATCAGCCTGTCGCTGTTCCTGTTCGTTGTCGAGGCGCTGTGGCTGCGCACCAGCGACCCCGTCTACTACCGCCACGCGCGCTTCTGGAGCAAGTTGCTGGTGCTGAACTTTGCCGTCGGCGTCGTCAGCGGGATTCCCCTGGAATTCCAGTTCGGCACCAACTGGGCGCCGTTCTCGCACCATTCCGGCCAGTTCATCGGCAACATCCTCGGCTTCGAAGGCGCCATGGCCTTCATGCTGGAAGCGGGCTTCATCGGCGTCATGATGTTCGGCTGGGGCCGCGTACCGAAAGGCGTGCACCTGTTTGCCACCGGCATGGTGGCGCTGGGGTCGAGCATTTCCTCGTTCTGGATCATGGTCGCCAATTCCTGGATGCAGACGCCGGCCGGCGTGCGCGTGCTCGATGGCAAGATCATCGTCACCGATTACGTGGCCGCCATCTTCAATCCCGACATGGCCTGGGCCGTGGGCCACATGTGGGTGGCCGCCGTGGAAACGGGCCTGTTCGTCATCGCCGGCATTTCCGCCTGGTATATGTTCAAGCGCCGCGAGCCGGCCTTCTTCGCCCGCTCGTTCAAGCTGGCCTTGATGCTGCTGCTGGTCATCGCGCCGCTGCAAGTGTGGCTCGGCGATTCGAGCGGCGTCGATGTCTTCAAGACCCAGCCCGCCAAAGGCGCGGCCATCGAAGGCCACTGGCACACGAATCCCGATGGCGAAGGCGCGGCGTGGTCCTTGCTGGCCTGGCCCAACCAGCTTGAACAAAAGAATGACTGGTCCGTCGAAGTGCCCGGCATGCTCAGCGTGATCGCCACGCATAGCGCGACGGGCAAGATCACGGGCCTGGCCGACATCGCCCGCGCAGACCAGCCGCCCATGCTGCCGCTGCTGTATTACGCGTTTCGCGCCATGGCCGGCATCGGCATGTGGTTCGTGCTGCTGTCGTTCTGGACCTTCGTGGCCTGGCGCAAGGTGGGTGGGCGGGTGCAGGAGTTCGTGCGCCAGCGCAAACTGCTGCTGGCCTGGGTGCTGACGATACCGTTGCCGTATATCGCCGTCGAGTGCGGCTGGATCGTGCGCGAAGTGGGACGCCAGCCATGGGTCGTGTACGGCTTGCTGCGCACGCGCGACGCCGTCTCCGACGTGGCGGCCCATGCCGTGGCCGGCAGCATGCTGATGTTCTGCGTGTTTTACATCGTGCTGTTCCTTACGTTTTTTGTGTTCGCCAGGAAATGGCTGCAGCAAGGCCCGGATGTGGCACTGCCGCTGCCGGACGCTGCCCATGCCGCGGGGTACTGA
- a CDS encoding bestrophin family protein has protein sequence MIIRPTTNWFRMLFVWDGSVLQAIIPQLLLMLVVSSLALLTDGRIFGVKIPLDTAPFPMVGISLAIFLGFRNNASYARFVEARHIWGQLLIAARALASQALTYLPQETSGLDHQLLLRRLIAFVYALKHQLRQTDPQQDLARYLPAEDVQRLQGVNFKPVAVLHSVRAMLYEAVQRQPGQTQLLWMLDTQLNDLAATVAGCERIKNTPIPYPYGVLVHRTVYMYCFLLPLGLVDAIGVATPLISVFVAYTLFALEAIAQQIAEPFGLAPNCLALNAMTRETERSLLELHGAPLPPSIRPCPRYQIN, from the coding sequence ATGATCATTCGGCCTACCACCAACTGGTTCCGCATGCTGTTCGTCTGGGATGGCTCGGTGCTGCAAGCCATCATCCCGCAATTGCTGCTGATGCTGGTCGTCAGTTCGCTGGCCCTGCTGACGGATGGCCGTATCTTCGGCGTCAAGATTCCGCTCGATACGGCGCCGTTTCCCATGGTCGGCATCAGCCTGGCGATCTTCCTCGGCTTTCGCAACAATGCCAGCTATGCGCGCTTTGTCGAGGCGCGACATATCTGGGGGCAATTGCTGATCGCCGCGCGGGCCCTCGCTTCGCAGGCGCTCACGTATCTGCCGCAGGAGACGAGCGGCCTCGATCACCAGTTGCTGCTGCGCCGCCTGATCGCTTTCGTGTATGCGCTCAAGCACCAGTTGCGCCAGACGGACCCGCAGCAAGACCTGGCACGCTACCTGCCGGCCGAGGATGTACAGCGCTTGCAGGGCGTCAACTTCAAGCCTGTCGCCGTGCTCCATTCGGTACGCGCCATGCTGTACGAGGCCGTGCAGCGCCAGCCGGGCCAGACGCAGCTGCTGTGGATGCTCGACACCCAGCTCAACGACCTGGCCGCCACCGTGGCCGGCTGCGAGCGCATCAAGAACACGCCGATTCCGTATCCGTACGGCGTGCTGGTGCACCGCACCGTCTATATGTACTGTTTTTTACTGCCGCTGGGTCTGGTGGACGCCATCGGCGTGGCCACGCCCCTCATTTCCGTCTTTGTTGCCTACACCCTGTTTGCGCTGGAAGCCATCGCGCAACAGATCGCCGAACCGTTCGGCCTGGCGCCCAACTGCCTGGCCCTGAACGCCATGACGCGGGAAACGGAACGCTCGCTGCTGGAATTGCATGGCGCCCCGTTGCCGCCCTCGATCCGGCCCTGCCCGCGCTATCAGATCAATTAA